TGTAGGAGTCCAACAAATCCCCCAAGATTATCGCAATGTTTCTAAAGTGTTGCAGCTATCGAAGACTGAGTATTTTTTCAACATACTAATTCCTTCAGCAGTACCATATATTTTCACAGGATTACGCGTCGGTATCGGTTTATCTTGGCTAGCGATCATAGCGGCGGAGATGCTAGTAGGCGGTGTGGGAATTGGTTTTTTTATCTGGGACGCCTACAACAGTTCTCGCATGAGTCAAATTATTTTAGCCCTGATCTATGTGGGTGTAATTGGCTTAATTCTAGATAGATTGGTGGGCTTTGTCGCCAATTTAGTCCTTCCCGAAGAACAGAAAAAATAATCAATGCAGAACCTATGTCTAGTTATCTCGAAATCGACCACATAGATAAAATCTTTCCGTTAGCCAATGGCGAGCAATACATCGCTTTAAAAAATATCGAACTATCCATCAAAAAAGGCGAATTTATCTCCCTAATTGGTCATTCCGGTTGTGGGAAATCAACTATCCTCAATATAGTCGCCGGACTCGATAGAGCAAGCTATGGTGGTGTAATTTTAGAAGGCAAAGAGGTCAAAGAACCCGGACCCGATCGCATGGTAGTATTTCAAAACTACTCATTATTACCTTGGCTAACGGTTCGCCAAAATATAGCCCTAGGGGTAAATCGGGTCATGCGTCACCTCTCCAAAGGCGAAAGAAAAAGCATTATCGAACGCCATATCAATCTTGTCGGACTAAAACACGCAGCCAACAAAAAGCCAGGGCAACTTTCTGGAGGGATGAAACAAAGAGTTGCGATCGCCCGCGCTTTAGCTTTACGTCCCAAAGTGCTCCTCCTAGATGAACCCTTCGGCGCACTAGACGCTCTGACGCGGGGAAATCTGCAAGAGAGTTTGATGGAAATCGTTGAAGAAAACAACGTCACCTGTATTATGGTAACCCACGACGTGGATGAAGCTTTATTGCTATCTGATCGCGTAGTTATGTTAACCACCGGTCCAGAAGCCCATATCGGTCAAATCCTAGAAGTAGGTTTATCCCGTCCACGTCATCGCTTGGAAGTAGTCAACCATCCGAGTTATTACGCCATGCGCAATGAAATTGTTTATTTCCTCAACCAGCAAAAACGTAGTAAGAAAAAAGTCGGTCAAGTGGCGATCGCGCGTCATGGTCTAGAAAAAGTCAATCTCGAGATTGGTTTTATTCCCTTAACCGACTGCGCGCCTATAGTCGTAGCCCAAGAAAAAGGCTTCTTCAAAGCAGAAGGACTCGAAGAAGTAACACTCAGTCGAGAACCCAGTTGGAAAGCGATCGCTGAGGGTGTAGTCACAGGACGCTTAGATGCTGCCCAAATGGTCGCAGGAATGCCCCTGAGTATGACTATTGGCGCCGGAGGAAAACCACGCGTACCCATTATTACCGCCCTAGTACTCAGTCGCAATGGCAACGCGATTACCCTCGGTAACAAATATAAACAATGGGGTGTGCGCCACCTATCCCATCTAAGAGAAGCGGTTTTAAATACTCCCAACGAGATTGAAACCTTTGGTATGGTTCATCCCGCCTCGATGCACAATCTACTCTTGCGTTACTGGTTAGCTCACGGCGATATCGATCCTGATCGAGACGTCAATTTAATCGTCATTCCACCTCCACAGATGGTCGCCAACCTCAAAGCGGGCAATATCGACGGTTACTGCGTGGGTGAACCCTGGAATTCTCACGCCGTTCATGAAGGCTTAGGCTACGTTATAGCTACCGATTTAGACATTTGGCCCGGACACCCAGAAAAAGTGCTAGGACTTCGAGAAGATTGGGTAGCTAAACATCCCGAAACCCATATTGCTCTGGTTAAAGCCTTACTACGAGCTTGTGAATACTGCGACGATCGCCGTAACCGGGAAGAGATTCTCAATCTCCTTTGTCAACCCAAATACGTCGGTTCACTCCCTGAGTATACCCGTCCCGGTTTCATTGGACCCTACGATAGGGGCGATGGTTCAATCCCAGAACAGCATCTCAGATTTAATCAATTCTACGTCGATCAGACCAATTGTCCCGGTAGGGTTGAGGGTTTATGGATTCTCACCCAATTAGCCCGCTGGGGTTACTCTCCCTTTCCTCGTAACTGGGTAGAAATTCTGGAACGCGTTCGTCGTCCGGATCTCTTCGGTGAAGCTTGTCGACAATTGGATCTACCTGACACAGAACCAGATCGTCATAGTTTCGCTTTATTCGATGGTTTAGTCTTTAATCCAGATGATCCAATCGGGTATTTAGAACGCTTTAATATTCGTCGCGATTATACTGTCTCGGAAATCTTGATCGACAGAACACCTCTCGATTTACCTCTAGTTAAATAACCGAACCATGATCAACACTCAAACTAAACCTGCAGTGAATCAATCTGATTTTTTGGTAATTGATAAAGTAACTAAATCCTACGAGACTCCAGAGGGAGTTCACCAAGTT
This window of the Gloeocapsa sp. PCC 73106 genome carries:
- a CDS encoding nitrate ABC transporter ATP-binding protein (This model describes the ATP binding subunits of ATP-binding cassette (ABC) transporters for nitrate transport, or for bicarbonate transport, in bacteria and archaea.), coding for MSSYLEIDHIDKIFPLANGEQYIALKNIELSIKKGEFISLIGHSGCGKSTILNIVAGLDRASYGGVILEGKEVKEPGPDRMVVFQNYSLLPWLTVRQNIALGVNRVMRHLSKGERKSIIERHINLVGLKHAANKKPGQLSGGMKQRVAIARALALRPKVLLLDEPFGALDALTRGNLQESLMEIVEENNVTCIMVTHDVDEALLLSDRVVMLTTGPEAHIGQILEVGLSRPRHRLEVVNHPSYYAMRNEIVYFLNQQKRSKKKVGQVAIARHGLEKVNLEIGFIPLTDCAPIVVAQEKGFFKAEGLEEVTLSREPSWKAIAEGVVTGRLDAAQMVAGMPLSMTIGAGGKPRVPIITALVLSRNGNAITLGNKYKQWGVRHLSHLREAVLNTPNEIETFGMVHPASMHNLLLRYWLAHGDIDPDRDVNLIVIPPPQMVANLKAGNIDGYCVGEPWNSHAVHEGLGYVIATDLDIWPGHPEKVLGLREDWVAKHPETHIALVKALLRACEYCDDRRNREEILNLLCQPKYVGSLPEYTRPGFIGPYDRGDGSIPEQHLRFNQFYVDQTNCPGRVEGLWILTQLARWGYSPFPRNWVEILERVRRPDLFGEACRQLDLPDTEPDRHSFALFDGLVFNPDDPIGYLERFNIRRDYTVSEILIDRTPLDLPLVK